In the genome of Sardina pilchardus chromosome 14, fSarPil1.1, whole genome shotgun sequence, one region contains:
- the ywhah gene encoding 14-3-3 protein eta isoform X2 has translation MADREQLIQRARLAEQAERYDDMASAMKLVTELSEPLSNEDRNLLSVAYKNVVGARRSSWRVTSSIEQKTATDGNEKKLELVRAYRETIEKELESVCQDVLHLLDQFLIKSCGEGQTESKVFYLKMKGDYYRYLAEVATGEKRSGAVESSEGAYKEAFEISKGMAATHPIRLGLALNFSVFYYEIQNAPEQACQLAKEAFDEAIGHLDNLNEDSYKDSTLIMQLLRDNLTLWTSDQARGQEENRKEERKRESEKERKKERKRENESENKCDFPSLLPYTFILLPHLSVPQSAPQCPCPFSLQ, from the exons atggctgACCGGGAGCAGCTGATCCAGAGAGCCCGCTTGGCAGAACAAGCGGAGCGCTACGATGACATGGCCTCCGCCATGAAACTG GTGACCGAACTGAGCGAGCCGCTCTCCAACGAGGACCGCAACCTGCTGTCGGTGGCCTACAAGAACGTGGTGGGCGCCCGGCGCTCGTCCTGGCGCGTCACCTCCAGCATCGAGCAGAAGACGGCCACCGACGGCAACGAGAAGAAGCTGGAGCTGGTGCGCGCCTACCGCGAGACCATCGAGAAGGAGCTGGAGTCGGTGTGCCAGGACGTGCTCCACCTGCTCGACCAGTTCCTCATCAAGAGCTGCGGCGAGGGCCAGACGGAGAGCAAGGTGTTCTACCTGAAGATGAAGGGCGACTACTACCGCTACCTGGCCGAGGTGGCCACCGGCGAGAAGCGCTCCGGCGCCGTGGAGTCCTCCGAGGGCGCCTACAAGGAGGCGTTCGAGATCAGCAAGGGCATGGCGGCCACGCACCCCATCCGCCTGGGCCTGGCGCTCAACTTCTCCGTCTTCTACTACGAGATCCAGAACGCGCCCGAGCAGGCCTGCCAGCTGGCCAAGGAGGCGTTCGACGAGGCCATCGGCCACCTGGACAATCTGAACGAGGACTCCTACAAGGACTCCACGCTCATCATGCAGCTGCTGCGAGACAACCTGACGCTCTGGACCAGCGACCA AGCGAGAGGGCAAGAAGAAAAtaggaaggaagaaaggaagcgggagagtgagaaagaaagaaagaaagaaagaaagagagagaacgagagcgagAACAAGTGTGattttccttccctccttccctatACGTTCATCCTCCTACCCCACCTGAGTGTCCCTCAATCGGCGCCTCAGTGTCCCTGTCCTTTCTCATTGCAGTAA
- the ywhah gene encoding 14-3-3 protein eta isoform X1 — MADREQLIQRARLAEQAERYDDMASAMKLVTELSEPLSNEDRNLLSVAYKNVVGARRSSWRVTSSIEQKTATDGNEKKLELVRAYRETIEKELESVCQDVLHLLDQFLIKSCGEGQTESKVFYLKMKGDYYRYLAEVATGEKRSGAVESSEGAYKEAFEISKGMAATHPIRLGLALNFSVFYYEIQNAPEQACQLAKEAFDEAIGHLDNLNEDSYKDSTLIMQLLRDNLTLWTSDQQDSETGDAPPAPAPAPAPAPAPAPAPDPAPAPNPEP, encoded by the exons atggctgACCGGGAGCAGCTGATCCAGAGAGCCCGCTTGGCAGAACAAGCGGAGCGCTACGATGACATGGCCTCCGCCATGAAACTG GTGACCGAACTGAGCGAGCCGCTCTCCAACGAGGACCGCAACCTGCTGTCGGTGGCCTACAAGAACGTGGTGGGCGCCCGGCGCTCGTCCTGGCGCGTCACCTCCAGCATCGAGCAGAAGACGGCCACCGACGGCAACGAGAAGAAGCTGGAGCTGGTGCGCGCCTACCGCGAGACCATCGAGAAGGAGCTGGAGTCGGTGTGCCAGGACGTGCTCCACCTGCTCGACCAGTTCCTCATCAAGAGCTGCGGCGAGGGCCAGACGGAGAGCAAGGTGTTCTACCTGAAGATGAAGGGCGACTACTACCGCTACCTGGCCGAGGTGGCCACCGGCGAGAAGCGCTCCGGCGCCGTGGAGTCCTCCGAGGGCGCCTACAAGGAGGCGTTCGAGATCAGCAAGGGCATGGCGGCCACGCACCCCATCCGCCTGGGCCTGGCGCTCAACTTCTCCGTCTTCTACTACGAGATCCAGAACGCGCCCGAGCAGGCCTGCCAGCTGGCCAAGGAGGCGTTCGACGAGGCCATCGGCCACCTGGACAATCTGAACGAGGACTCCTACAAGGACTCCACGCTCATCATGCAGCTGCTGCGAGACAACCTGACGCTCTGGACCAGCGACCAGCAGGACAGCGAGACCGGAGACGCCCCCCCAGCCCCGGCCCCAGCCcccgcccctgcccctgcccctgccccggCCCCCGACCCTGCCCCCGCCCCCAACCCCGAACCCTGA